Below is a genomic region from Citrobacter europaeus.
CCAGCTCGGCGGGCAGGGCTTCTGCCATCGCCAGGTTGGTACTGCCGGTGTCAATAAAAATGCAGCTTCCCGATTTGACCAACCGGGCACATCTCTGCGCGATGTTGCTCTTTTTCGCCACATTAATATTCTTGCGCACGGTGATGTCTTCGGACTCAGGGAGTGCAATGACCGCGCCGCCATAGACCTTTTTGCACACGCCATCTTTACTCAGTTCATGCAGATCACGGCGGATTGTATGTTCAGAAACACCTAACCTGCTGGCAAGTTCGGAACAGATGACTCTGCCGTTTTCCTGCAGGATCTGATAGATAAGCGCCTGGCGTTGTTCCGGGAACGCTGCGTAATCGAGCATAAACACTCCAGAGAAAATAAAAATAGAGCAACAACAAGCATGATCGTGCATTATGGTTCGCGATGTCAACATCCCTGTGGGGAACCTATTTTTTTGGTTACAGCAAGTAGAGGTCAGCTATGAAGGTTGCGCATATCGCGTTATGGACATTGGATCTCGAGCAGCAAGCTCAGTTCTGGGTTACGTTTTTTGACGCAAGGATCAACGAAAAATACTGCAGTAAAACCAATCCTGGATTTGAATCCTATTTTGTCAGAATGGGTGAAGATATCGCGATTGAGTTAATGACTAAGCCCGGGCTGACAAAACATACTCCGGACAATAACACCTCAGGGTGGGTGCATCTCGCCATTTCCGTTGGCGGTAGCGAAAATGTTGATGCTATGGCGATGCGTGCAAAAGAACAGGGTGTATTAGTTTCTGGCCCACGCACCACAGGTGATGGCTATTACGAAGCGGTAATACGCGATCCGGACGGTAACCTGATTGAAATTGTGGCGTAGAGCTTAACGCAAGCGCCAGGAGATAAATCGTACGCTTATTATTAATGAGTATGATTCATAAGTTTGTCCTTCTTTCCACCTCTAATCACCAGCCTGTCGAGTCTCTATAATTTTTATAGTTTTCAGCATCCGGTGGCGCATGCCGCCACCGTTTTGGAGAGTCGAAATGCAAAATCAACTGAATACCGTGTCCAGCGCTGATGCGGAGATTATGAATCACCAATTTGATGGCAACAGCGTCTTTCCGCGAGGGGAGAAAAATGAAGCGTATGCGAAGTATTTCACTGGCGACAGCTATCTGACCATGCTCTCCAAGGAAGGTGTGGTAATTGGCAACGTAGCATTTGAGCCGGGTTGCCGTAACTTCTGGCATATCCATCATCAAGGGGGACAAATATTGCTGGTGACTGGTGGAAGAGGCTGGTATCAGGCATGGAGTCAACCGGCGCGTGAGCTGAAAACCGGTGACGTCGTACACATCCCGGCAGGCATGAAACATTGGCACGGCGCCGCGCGTGACAGCTGGTTTGCCCATATCGCGGTTGAAATCCCGGCGCCTGGCGCATCGAATGAGTGGCTGGAACCGGTGAGCGACGCTGAGTACAACCTGTTGCCCTGAACTATGCTGGTTCTGGTAATACCCAATCCCTGAGGAAATCTACATGGTCATGAACGTGAAGGGTTATGCCGCGCTGGCGGTGAAAGAAGATTTAGTCCCACACAGTTTTGTTCGTCGCGATCCGCGTGAAGATGATGTGGTTATCGACATCTTATACAGCGGTGTTTGCCACTCGGATATCCATAACGCCTACAACGACTGGGGTGGCGCTAAATATCCGATGGTACCAGGCCATGAAATCATTGGCCGCGTGATACATGTTGGTAAGTCGGTAACGAAATTTAAAGTGGGCGATCTCGCCGGGGTCGGCTGTATGGTCGATTCATGTCAACATTGTAGCGCCTGTGAACAGGGATTAGAGCAGTATTGCGAAGAAGGCAACACGCTGACGTATAACGATACCGATCGTCACGACGGTTTACCCACTTTCGGCGGTTATTCTGACAAGATTGTCGTGACTGAAAAGTTTGTTGTGAAGGTTCCTGAAGGTATCGATTTACGCGGTGCCGCACCGCTGCTATGTGCCGGGATCACCACCTGGTCGCCGCTGCGTCACTGGCAGGTTGGGGAAGGGAGTAAAGTCGCGGTTGTCGGGCTGGGCGGCCTTGGGCATATGGCGATCAAACTGGCTAATGCGCTGGGTGCTGAAGTCACGCTGTTTACGCGCTCGCCGGGTAAAGAAGCCGATGCCCGGCGTCTGGGGGCCCGCCATGTTGTACTTTCGACTGACAGCGAGCAGATGAAAGCCTCAGCGAATCAGTTTGATCTGATTATTGATACTGTCCCGTATGTACATGACCTGAATCCGTATATTCCAACGCTGGCGCTAAGCGGTACGCTGGTGCTGGTGGGTTATCTGGGGGCATTGGATCCCTTCGTGAACTCGGTACCGTTAATCCTCGGACGACGGTCTGTAGCGGGATCGGTTATCGGCGGTATTGCTGAAACCCAGGAGATGCTGGATTTCTGCGGCCAGCACGGTATTACAGCCGATGTTGAAGTGATCAATATTCAAGATATTAACCATGCCTGGCAACGGATGTTGAAAAGCGATGTCAAATACCGCTTTGTAATTGATATTGCTTCATTGAAATAAATACAAATAAAGACGCGGATTTCCGCGTCTTTTCTTTTGTTAGTGTGTCGAGGACGATGCTTCAGGATTATCCATATACAGTGTCTGGCTGGGGAAAGCAAAGTCGGCGCCGTTTGACTGGACAATCGAAATAATTTTCAAATAAACGTCTTGCTGTACCGCGAGCCATTCCTTCCAGACGGTGGTTTTCGTGAAGCAATACACCATGATATTCAGCGATGAATCGGCAAATTCATTGAAATAAACCAGCAGGGTTTGTTTCTGGTCTATTCCCGGATGATTTTGCAGCATTTGTCTGACCGATTCGACAACAGCAGCGACTTTATCGGCATCTTCATATCGTAACCCGATCACCGTTTTGATGCGGCGGTTCGTCATCCTGCCTGGATTTTCTACGCTGATGGAGGAGAAAATCGAGTTTGGGACATACAACGGACGATGATCGAAGGTGTTTATTTTGGTCATTCGCCAGCCGATTTCCGTAACCGTGCCTTCAATATTGCGGTCTGGAGAACGGATCCAGTCGCCGATGCTAAACGGTCTGTCAAAATAGAGCATAATTCCTGAGAAAAAGTTGCTCAGAATGTCTTTGCCCGCCATACCGACAGCGATACCGCCGATGCCGCCAAAGGTTAACAGGCCGGATAAGCTCATGCCGAAATGCTCGCCATACAGCAAAATGATGGCAACGATGATGGTGATCTTGATAATTCGCGACAGGATCCTCGCGCTGGTGATATCTCTGCCTTTATTGATCTGCGTCTTTTCAAACTGATTAATCACCAGAAAAAGTTTGATAGTCAGGATTAGCGCAATCAACGAGGTGCAGATAAAGTCGACCACGCTGGGGGAGATAAATTTCAGGCTGTAGCTTTCGATAACGTTATTAGCAATACTGCCAAACGTCCCGATGATAATGGCATAGACAAAAAATTGCGCTGCGTGAAATATGAATCCTTTACAGCGCCGCTCTCCACGATGATACCAGACGCTCATCAGGACCAGCGCTGCGCAGCTGCTGAGAATTACCGTCAAATTAAACGCATTATTTATAAACAGTTCAGCGATCATGATTCTTCCAGGT
It encodes:
- a CDS encoding VOC family protein; this encodes MKVAHIALWTLDLEQQAQFWVTFFDARINEKYCSKTNPGFESYFVRMGEDIAIELMTKPGLTKHTPDNNTSGWVHLAISVGGSENVDAMAMRAKEQGVLVSGPRTTGDGYYEAVIRDPDGNLIEIVA
- a CDS encoding cupin domain-containing protein, with protein sequence MNHQFDGNSVFPRGEKNEAYAKYFTGDSYLTMLSKEGVVIGNVAFEPGCRNFWHIHHQGGQILLVTGGRGWYQAWSQPARELKTGDVVHIPAGMKHWHGAARDSWFAHIAVEIPAPGASNEWLEPVSDAEYNLLP
- a CDS encoding NAD(P)-dependent alcohol dehydrogenase, which encodes MNVKGYAALAVKEDLVPHSFVRRDPREDDVVIDILYSGVCHSDIHNAYNDWGGAKYPMVPGHEIIGRVIHVGKSVTKFKVGDLAGVGCMVDSCQHCSACEQGLEQYCEEGNTLTYNDTDRHDGLPTFGGYSDKIVVTEKFVVKVPEGIDLRGAAPLLCAGITTWSPLRHWQVGEGSKVAVVGLGGLGHMAIKLANALGAEVTLFTRSPGKEADARRLGARHVVLSTDSEQMKASANQFDLIIDTVPYVHDLNPYIPTLALSGTLVLVGYLGALDPFVNSVPLILGRRSVAGSVIGGIAETQEMLDFCGQHGITADVEVINIQDINHAWQRMLKSDVKYRFVIDIASLK
- a CDS encoding mechanosensitive ion channel family protein, translating into MIAELFINNAFNLTVILSSCAALVLMSVWYHRGERRCKGFIFHAAQFFVYAIIIGTFGSIANNVIESYSLKFISPSVVDFICTSLIALILTIKLFLVINQFEKTQINKGRDITSARILSRIIKITIIVAIILLYGEHFGMSLSGLLTFGGIGGIAVGMAGKDILSNFFSGIMLYFDRPFSIGDWIRSPDRNIEGTVTEIGWRMTKINTFDHRPLYVPNSIFSSISVENPGRMTNRRIKTVIGLRYEDADKVAAVVESVRQMLQNHPGIDQKQTLLVYFNEFADSSLNIMVYCFTKTTVWKEWLAVQQDVYLKIISIVQSNGADFAFPSQTLYMDNPEASSSTH